GTTGCCCATGGTGCGGCTCAGGCTGGCGAGCACATCAATGGCCGGATAGTGGCCGCGTTCGGCGAGACGACGCGCCAGAACGATATGCCCGTCGATCAGCGATCGCACTTCGTCCGCCACCGGATCGTTCATCGAGTCCTGTTCTATCAGCACTGAATAGAGCGCAGTAATTGCGCCGCGCGACGTTTTCCCGGCCCGTTCCAGTAAACCCGGCAGCAAGGTGTAAACAGAGGGGGGCAAACCGCCCCGTCCCGGCGGTTCACCCAGCGCAAGGCCGATTTCACGCTGGGCGCGTGCAAAGCGAGTTAACGAGTCGATAATGAGCAGCACATTTTTGCCGCGATCGCGAAACGCTTCGGCGATAGCCGTGGCGGTAAAGGCCGCGCGGGCGCGCTCCATACTGCTGCGATCGGAGGTCGAACAGACCAATACGGTGCGGGCCCGTAACTCCGCGTCCAGTTCGTTTTCCAGAAACTCGCGCAGCTCGCGTCCGCGTTCGCCAATCATTCCAAAGACGATGGCGTCGCAAGGCGTGTTACGCGCGATTTCCGCCAGCAGTGTGGTTTTACCGCAGCCAGCTCCGGCGAAGATGCCAACCCGCTGACCGACACCGATGGTCAATATGCCGTCAATGGCGCGAATACCGGTGGGCAATACGGTATCAATGGGGGGACGCTCTGTTGGCGAGGGCGCATCGGCCAGAACGCGGGTAGTGTTGTCACTCTCACTGGCGAGCGCGAAGGCGGAGAGGCTCTTTTCATCGATCGCACGGCCAAAACCATCAAGCACGCTGCCAGCGAGTTGCTCTGACACCACAATACTGTGTGGCTGAAACAGCGGCGTGACGCGTGCGTCCTGGGCGATGCCATCAAGAGGGCCGAGCGCGGAAAGTAAGGTATGGCTGGGGTTAAAACCGACCACTTCCGCCATGATTTCCGTATCTTGCGAGCGGCTAATGCGACACAGATCGCCAATCCGCGCCTGCGGGAAACGGCTTTCCAGCAAAATACCGTTAATACCCGTGATCTTGCCCTGTGCTGAAACCGCCGACACCTGAGTCAGCGCAGTTAGCCGTTCCTGGAACCAGTTTTCCAGTGCCGTCATATTCATCACCATTTCACCGTAATGTTTTCACGGCCCGCGAATTTCACATGATCATTGGTAATTTCGGTCAGGCGCCATCCGTCGCGTTCGTCTCCGATAAACAAGCGCTGACCGCCTTCCGTGACGATATTGGCGCGCAGGCCGGATGTGATCTGGATAATGCGAAACGGCAGGGTAATGTTTTTCAGTCGGGTATCGTCATTCAGCGCGACGCCAAGCTGATATTCATCGCGGATCGCTTTTACCATGCGGCGAACGACCGACAGTTGCTCCTGCGATAGCTCGCTACTCAGGGTGATGCCCTTGTTGCTGGAAATGAGTTGTACTTGTGGCCACAGCTCGCGTTCACGTAATTTTTGCACCAGCACCTGGTGCAATGCGGCGTTGTCTTTCAGCAACGGCCGGACGTTCAGGGATTCGTTAGCGTTTTCTTGCGCCATGCCGGGTTGCAGAATCCAACTGGTGATAGTGACGGTCAGCAGAAGCAGCAGCGCCATGGTGGCAATTTGTGCCCAGCGCGGCAGGAGAGACGCGAAACTCACCGGTACCGCAATGGTGGCTGGCGGCGTGCTGTCTTGCGCGGCAACTGCGCTGATGGGGCTGCCTGGCGGAGCCTTTTTCCACGGCGTGGCCGCGTCGTCAAGGCTGAGCCAGATCCCATTCAGCGTAAAAATATCGCCCGGCTGGAGCAGCAGCGGAACATCACTCTTTTCCCCCTGATGGTTGCCAACGCTGCCCGCACAGGGGGTGAGTTTCCAACCCTCAGTCGTCAATACAAGCTGGCAGTGAAGAGGTTCAATGCCGTTATCCGTTAGCTGAAGTTCCCGTTCCGCAGCGTTTCCAATTGACCACGATTTGCCGCTCAGTGGCAGTGCTGCGCCTTCCTGTAACCCATTCAGAACTCGTAGCTCAAACATGATAGGCCCCTTATGCGTCGAAGGAATCAGGCGTATCGCTGAGCTCAATGCGTCCCATCACGCTGACCTGGAGGTTGAATTGCAACTCGGCGAAGGAGAGTACCGGAACATGGTGAAATTCATTCTGAATCAACAAGCGCAGCGGGCTTCGCAAATCCTGGGCCGTTAGCAGTACGCCATTAAACGCACTAAATGGAGGGAAGATATCGCGCAACTGCTCCCGCAAATTTGTGTAATGCTGTTGATCGAGGGCGAAGAAGGTCTCGTTTTGCGTCTGGCGCAGGCTATCGCGAAGTAACTCTTCGGTTTCCGGCGTCAGTAGCCAGACCTGCATGCTGTTATTCTGTGCGTACTGGTGACAGATATGTTCTTTGATATCGATACGAATCTGATCAACCAGCATATCGATGTCGCGCCCGTTCTGGCCGTGCCCGAGCAGCGATTCGGAGATCGTTCTCACCGAGCGCAACGAGATGCGCTCGGAAACCAGGCGTTGCAGGACGGCGCTGAACAAGGGGAGTGGAAACATGCGCTGGAACTCTTGCGCCAGTTCGGGTTGTTCCATCTCTATCCACGTCATGATAGCCCGGGTTTCCTGCAGGCCAATAAAGCGCGGTCCGCTGGCAAACAGCGCTTCTTCCATCCGCGCCAACAGCATCTGATGCGCGTCCCAGGAGACCACATCTTCACGCTGCAGTATCGGATGCGTTTCCTCTAGCCATAGCCACTGGTTTTCATTTCTCAGCGCATCGCCTGGCTGCGCATCGGCGTTATCGCCCAGTTCCTGCAGCCACTTTTTGTCGATCATCCGTCGCCCGTTGATGAGCGTACCAATCACTTTGGGGACTTCATAAATGCAGAAACGAAACTCATCCTCCGCCTGTTGCGGGCTGTATTCGATATTGAATACCGGCAGAGTAAAGCCGAACTGATTAACAATGCGGTTGCGCAGACGGCGAATATCCTCGACTAGCGCGGTTACTGCCGGATCGTCGACGCGGGAAGCGGGAAAGATAAGCAAATAGAGACGGCTGGGATTAAAGGTGCGCAGATCTTCTTCACCGTTGATTTCCGGCGCGATCTGCTGGACGGAATGTTGTTGTACTTGTATGCGCGCGCGCCAGATTTGAAACAAGCCGGAGCCCAGGGTAATGGCTCCCAGAACGAAAAAGATAAGCGTGGGCATACCCGGCAACAGACTAAAGCAGAACATACCGCAGCCTGCCATAATCCACGCTTTCGGCTGGCTGGTAAGTTGTTGGGTGATTTCGCGGCCGATATTGTTATCAATCACCTCTTCATCGCCGGAAACACGGGTAATCAGCATCCCGGCGGTCAGAGAGATCAATAATGCCGGAATTTGATCGATGAGACCGTCGCCGATGGTCAGAATAGAATAGATATGCATGGCGTCGCTGGCATCCATTCCTGATTGCAAAACGCCAATGCAAAAGCCGCCGATCAGGTTGATAAACAGGATCACCAGGCAGGAGATAGCATCACCTTTCACGAACTTCATTGCGCCATCCATGGCGCCAAACAACTGGCTCTCTTTCGCTAAATCTTCACGTTTGCTTTTGGCCTGTTGCACGGTAATTAAGCCAGCGCGCAGGTCGCTGTCGATAGACATCTGTTTGCCGGGCATGGCATCGAGGGTGAAACGAGCGGCCACTTCCGCCACGCGCTCCGACCCTTTGGTTATCACCAGAAAATTCACCACGGTGAGGATAAAAAACACCACTAACCCTACCGCCAGGTTGCCCCCCACCACAAAGTTGCCAAAAGCCTCAACGATATGTCCGGCATTTTGCTGCAACAAAATCTGGCGCGTCGTGGATATCGACAAACCCATGCGAAACATCGTGGTTAACAGCAGCACGGAAGGAAATGTTGAGAATGCCAGCGGTTTTGGCAGATACATTGCCAGCATAATCAGTAGGCACGAGGCGCTAATGTTGATAGCGATTAACGTATCGATCAGCGGTAATGGCAACGGGATGATCAGCATAAAAACCACCGCCAGCGCGATAGTGGCACCGACAATTTCCGAACGCTGCATGGCGCTGATAGCGATCCTGTTCAGGACGATAAACAACATGTTCATTGGGATTCATTCACTCTCGCAGCTGCGCGTGGGCGAGCCTTCTCTTCCCAGGCGCGATATTCACTGGTGAGTGTGCGCACCATTTTTACTGCCCGTTGTTGATCGGCTGGATCGTTTTTCCACAGCGTGGAGGGGAGCTTTACCACCAACATCAGGAATTGGTTGTAAAAAAAGGATTGATGGAGCGGGTTCGGGCCAACAATCTGTGGGCCTAATTGCGTTAACTGGTGAGACTGAAAACCGTTATGGCACATACCTATCAGAGAACGGATAAGCGAATCCGTGGGCGTGGTGACGTCAGCGAATTTCCCTTTCAGATGGTCAAGAAAATCCTTAACCATCACCAGCGTGGTACTGATAGCACCGGCGTCATTCAGCGCAGTGGCAATATGGTGTAAGGCTCTGCGTGACGAAGAGGGGGCGAGAGCGGCGATATCGTCCGCCAGTGCGCGTTTCATGGTGTGTAATGCCAGTTCAAAGCGGCTGCTACCGAACTTTTCCAGCAATACATCAAACAGGGTTTCCACGGACTGCTGGCCGATGACTGCGCTGTAGTAAAGCTGGCGCATGGCCAGTTTATGTTCCGGATGCGTAGTAAATGCCGCGATTGCCTCTGCCGTATTGATACCTGCGCCAATCTCTTGTTCAAACGTCTGCTCCAGCGTTTTTAATGCCGTGCTGATTGCATCCATTTTCTCCTGTTGCCCCAGGCGCTGTGCAGTGCTCAAAGCGGCACGCAGCAGCGTATCTGCCAGCACAGGATCGCCCTCTGTCACCGCAACCCATTGCCCGGCGTCAGGAGCGTTATCGCTGGATAAAAGTTGTTCAATTTTCTGTTGGCGCTGTTGCCGGGCTGTAGGATCAGGGCTCTCCAGCAGTTGATAAAGATCGGTGAGGTGCTCGATTTTCGTTAGAGCAATGCGACGACGAATCTGATTGCGGCTCTGGACTCGTTGTTCATCGCGCTTGTGTTGCATTTCATTTTTTTCAGCCAGCAACGTGGCGATATCTCCCGGCGTACTGGCGACGCGGGTTTGCCGCGTTCTCACGCTGGAGTCGCGGGACTGGCTCTTTTCGTCCGGGCTTAGCACATCCAGCAGGCTCTCTTGCTGCCTCAGTTCCTGCGGCTGTCTGTGGAAATAGTGCTGTGGGATTTTCATATTCATTGCACTTACGCCTCGGCTTGTATGCTTATTGATGTGTAATGGCGTTTCTTTCCCGGTTCCCTGTACGGGGGAATATTTACATTGTGTTTTTTCTTAATATGAGTTGTGCAAGAAATGGCGTAAAAATAAGCGCCAAAGTGTGCTTGTTTATTCTCATTAATATTTTATGGGTATTTGTTTTTCTTAATAAAAATAACGCGTTGGCTCATTTTTTGGCGTGGCATGTCTTTTGCTATAAAAGGTTTGCTTGCTAATAATGAGGATGCAATTATGTCAGCACTTTTTTGTTTTGAAATTGAAGCATCAGAGAGAAATTTAAACCCTGTCTATTGGGAGATTCTGATGCGTGAAAATGAGAAGCGGCTTTATAATTTTATTCACAAGCGGGTCGCGAATACGTTTGATGTGGAAGATTTAGTACAGTCAACATGGCTGGAAGTGCTATGCAATTGCCATAGATTCAGAGGGTTATCAAAACCTGAAACCTGGATGTTTGGTATTGCCCTTAATTTGGTGAAAAATCACTATAAGTCACTCAAAGTAAGTTATTTACATGATGAACTGAACGACAATGTGTTAACGCAAAGCGATCTTCCTGATGATATTACGGAATATAAAGATACGTTACAAAAGGTATTAGGACATATTTCCCGGATGCCGCCGGATTATCAGCAGATCCTTCAGTTGATTGTCGATCACGATATTAGTTATCAGGAAGTCGCAGACGAATTAATGATTCCTGTCGGCACTGTACGATCCCGGCTTTCCCGACTGCGCCAGACGCTAAGAAATGAAGTCGACTGGAAGTCGGAGGAGTAATGTCGTGTCGTTAACCATCCAGGGAAGGGAGGTAAATAAATTTTTGACACAGACTTGTATTTCGGGAAGACGTAGTTACACCCTTTATTTGTTAAATATCAGGAATACGCTATGAAAATTTCCGCTGACTTTACCGCTGCACAACTCTCCGATCATTCGAATAGTTATTTTCAGAATACTCAAACGAATCAATCACCCCCCTGCACGGCAGCAGACGCGTATCCTGAGGTTCCTGAAAAGGACGACCCGATAAAGAATGCGGTATACAAAAACGGAGATAAATTACCCTTTGGCTATGATTTTGTTGTTTTTTTATCGGGTGACGGCCATCAAAACAAGGTCGTGGGGCAATTTAATCCTGAAAACCCGGCTGAATTCCATGTTAAAGATCCGCATAGCGGAGCGCATATTGCCACACTAAAGAAAACCACACTGGCGGAAAGCCGAATAATTAATGGCAAGGAGGAGTTCTTTAGCGGGAAACCGGTCTGGATGCTGGCACCCTATACGGGGTTGAGAGGAGGAGCAGGGTTATCAACGCCTGAAGATATCGATAATTATATGAGTAACGATGATGAAATTCAGTCGATGATGCTCTCCCCGCGAGAGAAGTGTTTTGACTGCGCACAAAGAGTAGAAAAAATGCTGAACTATCAAAACATTCCGCACTTTACCAGAGCGATGTATATCTGGTTTAACAAAAACGATACGGTTCCTAAAACACACTATGTGGTCGTTGCTTGCCCTGAGGAGGGGGTCAAAATTGCCATTGATCCGACCGGCGGACAATTTGATAACGTTTTTCCTTCTACCGAGTACCTTAATACCTGGGCAAGTGAATTCAGATCGGGGTTCAATAATAACGCGATCATTAAATACAAAGATTTTGCCAACGCCAGAACATCCACAACAGAAGTCAATTCTTTCTTCCACGGTAATGCGGATGCTTTTGCGGGAAATGTTTTACGTTAGGCTTTGTGATAACAGCTTAAAAGCGGGTTTCAGCTTGCTGTTGTAAGCATCCCGCTTAAGCAACTCATTCATTTCCGGAAAGATAAAATCCGCAATGGATGATTATCTCGCGCGTGCGCTGAGGCCGCGAGAGAGTGTTTTAGCCGTAGAGCAAAGTCACACACCTGTGCGGAAACCACCGTGATTACCAGCGACCATGTCATAAAAATGATTTTCATCACATGGTCCTGATCTAAAAGCTGTTACCTCATTCCACCGAGAGTGAAACCGCCATCCACCCTAATTTCCTGCCCAGTAACATAACTGGCATCATCAGAAAGTAACCATGCCACTGTTCCTGAGATATCTTCAGGAACACCATTGCGTTGTAATAATGAACGTGAAGCCAGCGCGTTAACGGTTTCCTCGGGTAGTGCTGATGCTGCCATCGGGGTGAGAATGACGCCGGGGCTGACCGCATTGACTCTGATATCCCGGGGGCCGCATTCCACGGCCAGGGTACGCATTATTGCAAGCAATGCGGCTTTCGTTGCTGCATAAATCCCGGCGCCGGGCATCACGCTTCCGGTGGTCCAGGAAGCATTGATCAGAATTGCGCCTCTCCTTATCAGGGGCAGACAATGGCGGATTGTCAGAAATGTTCCTTTGAGATTGGTTTCCAGAGGCTCACTGAAGTCCGCGATATCTGCTGCAGCCAGCGGTTTAAAAGCCCCGAGATACCCTGCATTTGCAAACAGGGCATCAACCTGCCCGACAATAGAAGCAACAGCGGTAAAGGTTTTTTTCACCTGGCTTTCGCTTTTGATATCACAGGGAAAAACATAAGAAAGGCCACCTGCTCGTTTTATTTCATCACCTACTTCTTCGAGCATCTCTGCTTGCCGGCCAAGGAGCATAACCTTTGCGCCTTCTGATGCCAGCCTTATTGCTGCTGCCCGTCCCATCCCGCTACCGGCACCGGTAACCACAACGGTTTTGTCCACGAAACGCAATCTGTTCATAAATTCTCCGGATGTCATTAAGTCCAACCGGGATAGTAATAAAATAGTTTTTTAAGGATAATCGCCCTATATATTTAATGACTTTAAAGTAAAGGTATCGAATGGATCTTTTCCGGGCGATGACGGTTTTTGCTGAAGTGGCCAGATCCGGATCAATGAGTGCAGCCTCAAGAAAGCTGCTCATTACCCCGGCGATGGTGGGCCAGTATGTAGCGGCACTGGAGGAGCGGCTGGGAATGCGGCTGCTGAACCGGACCACGCGGAAGCAAAAGCTGACCGATTTTGGCCTCAGTTATCTGGAACAGTGCCATGACATTCTGGAAAGGGTGGCGGCCTGCGAAACACAGGCTGAAGGATTGCAGCACTCCTTTGGTGGGAAACTGCGGCTAACAGCCCCCATATCTTTTGGTACCGAATGCCTCATACCCGCGCTGCAGCGTTACAGGAAAATGGCACCGGATGTTGAGATTGACATTACGCTGACCGATCGGGTTATCGATTTGGTTGATGAAGGGATCGATGTTGCTTTCAGGATTGGCGAACTGAATGACAGCAGTATGATTGGCAGACCATTAATGCCATACCGGATGGCAGTCTGTGCATCACCAGAATATCTGCAAGCATATGGCACACCTGCACATCCTTCTGACCTTTTCGAACATCAGTTACTTTCTCTCTCGACGTCGTCCCGTTCGCCATGGAAGCTGAGCAGAGGTGAGGAAAAAATTGAAATCCCGGTACACAGTAAACTGACGATTAACAATGGACAGGCGCTGAGGGTAGCAGCCCGATCAGGGCTTGGGATTGTTATGCAGCCAGAAATACTTCTGTCGGAGGACATAATGTCAGGGAGGCTGGTACGCCTGTTTCAGGAATGGCATATACGAGAAAGGCAGGTATGGTTGTTATATCTCCGGGATAAAAGAATGACACCCAAGATTCGCGCCTTTATCAATTTCTCACTTGAGGCGTTTTCTGCCGGTAAAGTTCAGGCAGATCCACACAATCAGCACTTAACGCCATAAGCAGGCTTACCGTAGGCAGAAAAGCAAAAACCCGCCTTTTGGGCGGGTTCTCTGAAGAAGTGGTGCCCGGACTCGGAATCGAACCAAGGACACGGGGATTTTCAATCCCCTGCTCTACCGACTGAGCTATCCGGGCAACGGGGCGCATTAAACCTGATTCCCCACCCTCCGTCAACGAAATTTCTTTAATTCGCAGCGGACTGCACAATCTATCACCACTTTGTTGATACTGTACGCTGACTCAGGCAAAAAATGCCGTCCACAGCGCGGATATGGGCATCGCAATCACCAGCGCAGGCAGCATATTCGCCACTGCAAACATCTTGATGCCGCAAATACGTAGCCCGGTCGCCAGCAGTAAAACACCACCCACGGCGGTGAAATCGCCCATCATCGCAGGTGTGGTCAGCGGCAGGATCAGCGTCGCGCAGGTGGCGAGCGTCAATTGAATAATTAGCATCGGCACGGAAATCACCGCGACGGCAAAACCCAGTGAAGTGGCGAAGATCACCGCCGTAAAGAAGTCGAGAAACGCTTTGGCGATCAAAATGCTCGGATCGCCAGTCATCCCTTCACGCATGGCGCCAAAGATCCCGGTGCCGCTGGCGCAGAACAGAATAATAATAGCCACCAGGCTCTGAATAAAAGATTCATGCGCGCTGCTGGCTTCACCCTCTTTGCGTTTTTGCACCAGATTGCGCAGCGCGTTGACACCGCCGCTGATCCCGCGTTCCACGTAGCAAAGCTCGCCAATAAGCGTACCCACCAGCGTCGCCAGCACCATCACTGGCAGGTTCACACACTTAATGACCAGCAGGATGCCGATACCTAACGAGGCCAGGCCAAAAATCGACGGCATTGAATTACGCACCCGCTCCGGTAGCCGGTGGCTGAGCAAGGCGCCAATTGTTCCGCCGATCAATACGGCGGCGGCATTGATAAAAGGACCTGTTAACACCCCATCACTCCTGTGTTTCATATAACTGAATAATATGCCGCGCAGAATAGCATTTTTATGCGCGGTTGAGGCTGCGTTGGTTGCGCCAGTGGGGGAAAGGTGCCATGATTGCGCGAATTTTCTTCCACCTTACGGGGCCGCCTGATGACGCACCATTCAGCCGTTAGCCAGAGAGATTGCGCGCCTGCGCAAATGGGCGCCCGTCTCATTTTATCGCCTACTTCACTCACCATGCGGTGAGGGTAACGCACGCTCACTGTAGGACAACAGTAAGATCAGAGACGTTCTGCTTTTACTGATGTCTGGCGGTTGGAGCTGGCTCCAGTCAGACACGTTCGTTGGGCGAAGCTGCAGCTTCGTCCGGGGTCCTTTACTCCCCTGAAACGGGTATTCGTGCTTATGAAATCGATGAAAATTGCCGTCAGCTGCGAGCTGGTATCCCTGCTTTCCACCCACCGCGAAGTGGTGACGCTGGAGAGTACCGACTTTACGGATGTGGCGGCAGTCGTCATAACAGTGGCGGAGAGTCGTAGCGGTATTCTGGCGCTGCTCAAACGAACAGGTTTTAACGTGCCGGTATTCTTGTTCTCCAGTGAGCCGGTCGATATGCCGGAAGGCATTACGGCGGTTATCGCTGGCAAAGATCAGGAGTGGCTGGAGCTGGAAGCCGCCGCCGTCGATTATGAAGACAATTTACTGCCGCCGTTTTTCGATACGCTGCGTCAGTATGTCGAGATGGACAACAGCACCTTTGCCTGTCCGGGCCATCAGCACGGTGAATTTTTCAAAAAGCATCCGGCAGGGCGTCAGTTCTATGAGTTTTTCGGCGAGAACGTTTTTCGCGCCGACATGTGTAACGCCGACGTCAAACTGGGCGATCTGTTGATCCATGAAGGATCGGCGAAGCATGCGCAGAAATTCGCGGCGAAAGTGTTCAACGCTGACAAAACCTATTTCGTCCTCAACGGCACATCCGCAGCCAATAAGGTGGTGACCAACGCGCTGCTGACCCGCGGCGATCTGGTGCTGTTCGATCGCAATAACCATAAATCCAATCATCACGGCGCGCTGATCCAGGCCGGAGCCACGCCGGTTTATCTGGAAGCGGCACGCAACCCGTTTGGTTTTATCGGCGGCATCGACGATCACTGTTTCGATGAGAAATACCTGCGCGATCTGATCCGCGATGTCGCACCGCATAAGGCCGATCATCCACGTCCGTTTCGCCTGGCGGTGATCCAGCTTGGCACTTACGACGGCACTATCTACAACGCCCGTCAGGTGATCGACAAGATTGGCAGCCTGTGTGATTACATTCTGTTTGACTCGGCATGGGTCGGTTACGAGCAATTTATTCCGATGATGGCGGACTGCTCGCCGCTGCTGCTGGACCTGAACGAAAACGATCCGGGTATTTTTGTCACTCAGTCGGTGCACAAACAGCAGGCTGGTTTCTCGCAAACCTCGCAGATCCACAAGAAGGATAACCATCTGCGCGGCCAGGCGCGATTCTGCCCGCATAAGCGGCTGAACAACGCTTTTATGCTGCATGCTTCAACCAGCCCGTTCTATCCGTTGTTCGCCGCGCTGGATGTGAATGCCAAAATCCATCAGGGCGAGAGCGGACGCCGTCTATGGGCAGAGTGTGTGGCGCTGGGGATCGAAGCGCGCAAGGCGATCATTGCCAACTGCAAAATGATCAAACCTTTTGTGCCGCCAGAGATCGCCGGTCGTCCGTGGCAGGATCATCCCACCGAGGTGATTGCCCGCGAACGCCGCTTCTTCAGCTTTGAGCCGGGTGACAAATGGCACGGTTTTGAGGGCTATGCGCGCGAACAGTATTTTGTCGATCCCTGCAAGCTGCTGCTGACTACGCCAGGCATCGATGCGGAAACCGGGGAATACGCCGATTTTGGGATCCCGGCGACCATTCTGGCGCACTTCCTGCGTGAGAACGGCATCGTACCGGAGAAGTGCGATCTCAACTCGATCCTGTTTCTGCTGACGCCAGCCGAGAGCGCAGAGAAGATGGCGCAGCTGGTGGCGATGCTCGGCCAGTTTGAACAACATATTGAGGATGACACGCCGCTCGCCGATGTGCTGCCGACCATTTTTAACAAATACCCGGTGCGCTACCGCGATTACACCCTGCGTGAGCTGTGCCAGGAGATGCACGATCTGTATGTCAGCTTTGATGTGAAGGATCTGCAAAAAGCGATGTTCCGCAAAGAGAGCTTGCCAGCGGTGGTGATGAATCCTCAGGACGCCAACAGTGAGTTTATTCGCGGCAACGTTGAACTGGTGCGTATCAGCGAAGCAGAAGGGCGCATCGCCGCCGAAGGCGCGCTGCCTTACCCGCCGGGCGTGCTGTGCGTGGTGCCGGGTGAAGTGTGGGGCGGGGCCGTCCAGCGCTACTTCCTGGTGCTGGAAGAAGGCGTCAATCTGCTACCGGGCTTTTCACCGGAGTTGCAGGGCGTCTATTCCGAAACCGATGCCGACGGGATCAAACGCCTGTACGGCTATGTGCTGAAGTAACCTCGCTCCCTTGTCTGATAAGGGACAGCATTAAGCGGCCACCCGGCGATACATACGGCGCGGGTGGCCGATTTTTCCGTACTGCATCTCGACCACCAGAAAACCAGCTTCCACACAATGTTCGAGGTAGCGACGGGTGGTGGTTTTACTTAATCCCGTTTCACTGACCACCTCATCAACGGAAAAGCAGCGTTCGGCAGCGTCGGCAAACAGCTTTTGTACCAGCGCCAGCGTGTTCTCCTCAATGCCCTTGCTGCCATTGTCCTGGCGATAGTTTTTGGCCTGCAATTGATAGAGTGAATCGACGTTTTGCTGATCGACGATTTTCCACACCCGCTGCTGATCTGCAAACTGCACAAAGCGCTCCAGCGACTGGCTCAACCGCTTCCACGACACCGGTTTGAGGATATAGTCGAACGCGCCATTGCGGATCGCCTGGCTACAGGTATCCATATCGCTGGCAGCGGTAATAAAAATGACTGAGCAGTTGGCGCGGATAATTTGCGTATCGCTAATCAGCGTAATGCCTTTGCCATCCGGCAGATAGTTATCCAGCAGAACCAGCTGCGGTTGCATGCTGTCCAGCATGATTTTTGCATCCGCCAGCGACGAGGCGATCCCCACCAGCCGCAAGCGCGGATGCTTGCCGATAAGCTCCGCATGAAGCTGCGCAAGGGCGTGTTCATCTTCCACTATCAGCACGTCTATCAGTTCATGTTGCATAATTCTGATCTTCCAGGGTCGGTACGGGACGCAGTACGTTGCCCGTTTCAGGAATAAACAAAGAGAAAATGGTACCGCGCGGTTCGTTGGCCGAGACCTCAATCGACCCGCCGACATGCGCGACATAATTGGCGATCAGGTACAGCCCGATGCCATGATCGCCACGGCGTTTGGTGGTTATCCCGCGCTCAAAAATGTGCTCGCGGATTTCCGGCGTGATCCCCACGCCGCGATCCGCCACCTCAATAATCAACTCGTGTTCATGCTGCAGGATCAGCACCTCGACCGGCTCGTGCGGCAACTCTGCGCGCTGTGTCGCTTCAATGGCGTTATCCAACAGGTTGCCGATGATCGAAATTAACTCCGCCTCGCCCAGCGCACGGCTGGGGCGATCCATTCGGCACGATGGATCAAACGCCAGTTCGACGCCTTTTTCGCGGGCGCGCGCCGCTTTACCCAACAGCAGCCCGCACAATGTCGGCGAACTAAAGTGCGATGAGATAAAGTCCA
The Kosakonia oryzae genome window above contains:
- a CDS encoding LysR family transcriptional regulator: MDLFRAMTVFAEVARSGSMSAASRKLLITPAMVGQYVAALEERLGMRLLNRTTRKQKLTDFGLSYLEQCHDILERVAACETQAEGLQHSFGGKLRLTAPISFGTECLIPALQRYRKMAPDVEIDITLTDRVIDLVDEGIDVAFRIGELNDSSMIGRPLMPYRMAVCASPEYLQAYGTPAHPSDLFEHQLLSLSTSSRSPWKLSRGEEKIEIPVHSKLTINNGQALRVAARSGLGIVMQPEILLSEDIMSGRLVRLFQEWHIRERQVWLLYLRDKRMTPKIRAFINFSLEAFSAGKVQADPHNQHLTP
- a CDS encoding SDR family NAD(P)-dependent oxidoreductase, yielding MNRLRFVDKTVVVTGAGSGMGRAAAIRLASEGAKVMLLGRQAEMLEEVGDEIKRAGGLSYVFPCDIKSESQVKKTFTAVASIVGQVDALFANAGYLGAFKPLAAADIADFSEPLETNLKGTFLTIRHCLPLIRRGAILINASWTTGSVMPGAGIYAATKAALLAIMRTLAVECGPRDIRVNAVSPGVILTPMAASALPEETVNALASRSLLQRNGVPEDISGTVAWLLSDDASYVTGQEIRVDGGFTLGGMR
- a CDS encoding DUF554 domain-containing protein; the protein is MLTGPFINAAAVLIGGTIGALLSHRLPERVRNSMPSIFGLASLGIGILLVIKCVNLPVMVLATLVGTLIGELCYVERGISGGVNALRNLVQKRKEGEASSAHESFIQSLVAIIILFCASGTGIFGAMREGMTGDPSILIAKAFLDFFTAVIFATSLGFAVAVISVPMLIIQLTLATCATLILPLTTPAMMGDFTAVGGVLLLATGLRICGIKMFAVANMLPALVIAMPISALWTAFFA
- a CDS encoding RNA polymerase sigma factor — encoded protein: MSALFCFEIEASERNLNPVYWEILMRENEKRLYNFIHKRVANTFDVEDLVQSTWLEVLCNCHRFRGLSKPETWMFGIALNLVKNHYKSLKVSYLHDELNDNVLTQSDLPDDITEYKDTLQKVLGHISRMPPDYQQILQLIVDHDISYQEVADELMIPVGTVRSRLSRLRQTLRNEVDWKSEE
- a CDS encoding response regulator, with translation MQHELIDVLIVEDEHALAQLHAELIGKHPRLRLVGIASSLADAKIMLDSMQPQLVLLDNYLPDGKGITLISDTQIIRANCSVIFITAASDMDTCSQAIRNGAFDYILKPVSWKRLSQSLERFVQFADQQRVWKIVDQQNVDSLYQLQAKNYRQDNGSKGIEENTLALVQKLFADAAERCFSVDEVVSETGLSKTTTRRYLEHCVEAGFLVVEMQYGKIGHPRRMYRRVAA
- a CDS encoding ornithine decarboxylase, which codes for MKSMKIAVSCELVSLLSTHREVVTLESTDFTDVAAVVITVAESRSGILALLKRTGFNVPVFLFSSEPVDMPEGITAVIAGKDQEWLELEAAAVDYEDNLLPPFFDTLRQYVEMDNSTFACPGHQHGEFFKKHPAGRQFYEFFGENVFRADMCNADVKLGDLLIHEGSAKHAQKFAAKVFNADKTYFVLNGTSAANKVVTNALLTRGDLVLFDRNNHKSNHHGALIQAGATPVYLEAARNPFGFIGGIDDHCFDEKYLRDLIRDVAPHKADHPRPFRLAVIQLGTYDGTIYNARQVIDKIGSLCDYILFDSAWVGYEQFIPMMADCSPLLLDLNENDPGIFVTQSVHKQQAGFSQTSQIHKKDNHLRGQARFCPHKRLNNAFMLHASTSPFYPLFAALDVNAKIHQGESGRRLWAECVALGIEARKAIIANCKMIKPFVPPEIAGRPWQDHPTEVIARERRFFSFEPGDKWHGFEGYAREQYFVDPCKLLLTTPGIDAETGEYADFGIPATILAHFLRENGIVPEKCDLNSILFLLTPAESAEKMAQLVAMLGQFEQHIEDDTPLADVLPTIFNKYPVRYRDYTLRELCQEMHDLYVSFDVKDLQKAMFRKESLPAVVMNPQDANSEFIRGNVELVRISEAEGRIAAEGALPYPPGVLCVVPGEVWGGAVQRYFLVLEEGVNLLPGFSPELQGVYSETDADGIKRLYGYVLK